GGGCATCACCCCCATCCAGCCCCCCCTCGGCGAGGTGCTCGTCGGGCTCAAGTACCTCTCCGTCTCCCAGCTCGACGAGGCCCTCGCCCTCCAGCGCCGCACCGGCCGCAAGCTGGGCGAAATCCTCGTCGAGAACGGGTACTGCTCCTACAAACAGCTCTACGAGGGGCTCGCCCTCCAGGGCCGCGTCTCCGGCCGCCAGGAGGCCCCTCGCGCCCAACAGCAGGAGGGCCACCACCGCGTCGTCGTGGTGGATGACAGCCCCCTGGCCTGCGCCTTCGTGCAGGACGGGCTCGTGTCCCTCGGCTACGAGGTCATCTGCTTCCAGGACCCCTACGAGGCCCTGGAGCAGGTCGGCAAGGTGCAGCCCGCCATCGTCCTGAGCGACCTGGACATGCCCGGCATCGACGGCATGGAGCTGTGCCGCCGCCTCAAGGAAGGCCCCACCCGGGCCATGCCCGTCATCATCCTCACCGCCAACGACAACGACACCGAGCGCGTCCGCGGCCTGCGCGCCGGCGCCGATGACTACGTCAACAAGTCCGCCTCCATGGACGAGCTCGCCGCGCGCATCGAGAGCGTCATGCGCCGCACCGGCGAGACCGAGCGGATGCGCAAGCTCTTCGCCCGCTACACCTCCGACGCCGTCGTCGAGGAGATCCTCAAGAGCCCCGACTCCGTCGTGCTCACCGGCGAGAAGCGCGAGGTCACCATCCTCTTCGCCGACATCCGCAACTTCACCGGCCTCGCCGACAGTCTCCCTCCCGAGCAGACCGTCGGCGTGTTGAACCAGGTGCTGGGCGGCCTCTCCGACGCCGTGCTCACCTGCGGCGGCACCCTGGACAAGTTCCTCGGCGATGGGCTCATGGCCGTCTTCGGCGCCCCCGTGTTCCGCAACGACGACGCGCTGCGCGCCCTCCAGTCCGCCAAGATGATGATGGCCTTCATGGTCGAGCTGCGTCAGCGCGCCGAGGCCGAGTGGGCCACCACCCGCGAGGGCCGCCCCCTCACGCTCGAGCTGGGCATCGGCATCAACTCGGGCATGGCCGTGGCCGGCAACATCGGCGGCGCCATGCGCACCGAGTACACCTGCATCGGCGACTCCGTGAACGTGGCCGCGCGGCTGTGCGCCATCGCCGGGCCCGGGGAAATCCTCGTTGGCGAGCGCACCGTCGAGCTGCTCTCCGGCCATGAGGCGGGCTTCGAGGAGCTGCCACCCGTGCGACTCAAGGGCAAGCCACACCCCGTGCCCCTCTTCCGCGCCCTGTGGTAGTCCGGGGCCCGGAGGACTCCTTGAGTCAGCGCCGCCGCCCCCACTTCCTTCTCATCTTCCTGCCCTTCGCCTTCGTCGCCATCGGCCTCGTCGTGGTGCTCGGCATCCGCGGCAAGCACGACCCCGCCGCCGTCCAGGTCCACTCCGACTTCGACCGCATCCTCGCCGCCCTCGAGTCCTGGCGCGCCGAGCGCGGTTTCCTCCCCGAGGAGGGCGAGCTCTCGTTCCTCGTCCCCAAGTATCTCCCCGCCGAGCCCGTCGACCCCTGGGGTCATCCCTACGTCTTCTCCAGTGACGGCCAGCGGCCCTTCCTCCAGTCCCTCGGCCAGGATGGGCTGCGCGGTGGCAATGGGCCCAACCAGGACCATACGAATCATGATGGGCACTCGGCGCTGGCTCCTCGGTAGCTCGGGGAGCGGCGGGTAGACCCTCACCCCAGCCCTCTCCCAGGGGGAGAGGGGGCATTCACGGAGCCAACCTGGGGGGGCTTGGTACCCTCACCCTGTCCCTCTCCCGGAGGGAGAGGGGCGGAGCGAG
This is a stretch of genomic DNA from Archangium violaceum. It encodes these proteins:
- a CDS encoding adenylate/guanylate cyclase domain-containing protein produces the protein MAPQQRADGSNRSAVRADSPLFGELLLKLGIVTPNQIEEALALQSLNGQRLGEALISLGYVTREQIQDALGEALGLHHPPQGITPIQPPLGEVLVGLKYLSVSQLDEALALQRRTGRKLGEILVENGYCSYKQLYEGLALQGRVSGRQEAPRAQQQEGHHRVVVVDDSPLACAFVQDGLVSLGYEVICFQDPYEALEQVGKVQPAIVLSDLDMPGIDGMELCRRLKEGPTRAMPVIILTANDNDTERVRGLRAGADDYVNKSASMDELAARIESVMRRTGETERMRKLFARYTSDAVVEEILKSPDSVVLTGEKREVTILFADIRNFTGLADSLPPEQTVGVLNQVLGGLSDAVLTCGGTLDKFLGDGLMAVFGAPVFRNDDALRALQSAKMMMAFMVELRQRAEAEWATTREGRPLTLELGIGINSGMAVAGNIGGAMRTEYTCIGDSVNVAARLCAIAGPGEILVGERTVELLSGHEAGFEELPPVRLKGKPHPVPLFRALW
- a CDS encoding type II secretion system protein GspG encodes the protein MSQRRRPHFLLIFLPFAFVAIGLVVVLGIRGKHDPAAVQVHSDFDRILAALESWRAERGFLPEEGELSFLVPKYLPAEPVDPWGHPYVFSSDGQRPFLQSLGQDGLRGGNGPNQDHTNHDGHSALAPR